One stretch of Gemmatimonadales bacterium DNA includes these proteins:
- the hpt gene encoding hypoxanthine phosphoribosyltransferase yields the protein MKRRTGGRDVRIVFDEATIAARVRGLGQEITAAYPDGELLVLGLLKGSFIFLSDLVRQIDRPLHLDFLVASSYGAGTVSSGNIRLLYDPETPLEGKHLLIVEDIIDSGRTMFKMLSLLETRRPASITVCALLDKQLLSVPMPALRWVGFPAPPAFLVGYGLDHAEDYRHLPFIGDLT from the coding sequence ATGAAGCGCCGCACGGGCGGGCGCGACGTTCGCATCGTCTTCGACGAAGCGACCATCGCCGCGCGTGTCCGGGGCCTCGGCCAGGAGATCACGGCGGCGTATCCCGACGGCGAATTGCTCGTCCTCGGGCTGCTCAAGGGAAGCTTCATTTTCCTGAGCGACCTGGTGCGCCAGATCGATCGGCCGCTGCATCTCGATTTTCTGGTGGCGAGTTCCTACGGGGCGGGGACGGTATCGAGTGGCAACATCCGCCTCCTGTACGATCCGGAAACGCCACTCGAAGGGAAGCACCTGCTGATCGTCGAAGACATCATCGACAGCGGCAGGACGATGTTCAAGATGCTGTCATTGCTCGAAACGCGCCGGCCGGCGTCGATCACCGTCTGTGCGCTGCTGGATAAACAGTTGTTGTCGGTCCCGATGCCAGCGCTGCGCTGGGTCGGTTTTCCGGCGCCTCCCGCGTTTCTCGTCGGCTACGGCCTCGATCACGCGGAAGACTACCGCCATCTCCCGTTCATTGGTGACTTGACCTGA
- the tilS gene encoding tRNA lysidine(34) synthetase TilS, whose protein sequence is MTDAELIELASRRLRQCLGEETSCLLAVSGGPDSMALLDLLSIGGEQHGCAMSVGHVDHGIDPASADVAERVAAAAANRGIGCRIARLELGAGVSETRARVARRAALEALADAEQISFIVLAHHADDQAETILLRLLRGSGPAGLAGMRGRTGRWIRPLLSVPRSELASYVARRGIEGWTDPANSDPRHLRSWLRTTVIPPVVERLPDAVDRINRTARLAARARRAWDDLPESLPALDLRPVDGGISVAAPVVADYRSPLRHAILAALGRRVGVLLGDRRLAAVDRLLRRSADGAVSLAAGVSAELAFGRLAFYRHGAPEFDPEDLAPGAATVAGRARFVVTTGEAAIATRDGWSATLVPDAYQVRPWRPGDRIRPLGGSGSRAVSVVMREARVPRSQRKVWPLVVRRDDATVVWVPGICRSDAGVPAEGADAWRVECAFT, encoded by the coding sequence GTGACCGACGCCGAATTGATCGAGCTGGCGTCACGCCGGTTGCGTCAATGTCTCGGAGAAGAAACGTCGTGTCTCCTGGCGGTGTCGGGTGGCCCGGACTCGATGGCGCTCCTCGATCTGCTGTCAATTGGTGGTGAGCAGCACGGTTGCGCGATGTCGGTGGGACACGTCGACCACGGCATCGACCCGGCAAGCGCCGACGTTGCCGAGCGCGTGGCCGCCGCCGCCGCCAACCGCGGGATCGGCTGCCGGATTGCCCGGCTCGAACTCGGCGCCGGAGTGAGCGAGACGCGGGCGCGCGTGGCGCGCCGGGCGGCGCTCGAAGCGTTGGCCGATGCGGAACAGATTTCCTTCATCGTTCTCGCGCACCACGCCGACGATCAGGCGGAGACGATTCTCCTTCGCCTGTTGCGCGGCAGCGGTCCGGCCGGGCTCGCCGGCATGCGCGGACGGACCGGCCGATGGATCCGCCCACTGCTGTCGGTGCCACGTTCCGAGCTCGCCAGCTATGTCGCCCGGCGAGGGATCGAGGGGTGGACCGACCCGGCCAATTCCGACCCTCGGCACCTCCGGTCGTGGCTCAGGACGACCGTGATCCCACCGGTTGTGGAGCGGCTCCCCGACGCGGTCGATCGGATCAATCGAACCGCCCGCCTCGCGGCACGCGCCCGGCGCGCCTGGGATGACCTTCCCGAATCGCTTCCGGCGCTCGATCTGCGGCCGGTCGACGGCGGCATTTCCGTTGCTGCGCCCGTGGTGGCGGACTATCGTTCACCGCTGCGGCACGCCATTCTGGCGGCGCTGGGTCGGCGGGTCGGCGTCCTTCTTGGTGACCGGCGGCTGGCAGCAGTCGATCGGCTCCTGCGACGCAGTGCCGATGGGGCGGTGTCGCTGGCGGCCGGAGTGAGCGCGGAACTCGCGTTTGGACGCCTGGCGTTCTACCGGCACGGAGCACCAGAGTTCGATCCCGAGGATCTGGCGCCGGGTGCCGCGACGGTCGCCGGACGGGCACGATTCGTGGTCACAACGGGCGAAGCGGCGATTGCGACACGAGACGGATGGTCGGCGACGCTGGTGCCGGATGCGTATCAGGTTCGTCCGTGGCGTCCGGGTGATCGGATTCGTCCACTCGGTGGTAGCGGCTCGCGCGCCGTATCAGTGGTGATGCGCGAAGCCCGGGTGCCGCGATCGCAGCGGAAAGTCTGGCCGCTGGTGGTGCGCAGGGACGATGCAACCGTGGTGTGGGTGCCAGGCATCTGTCGTTCCGATGCCGGAGTGCCTGCGGAGGGAGCCGATGCCTGGCGGGTCGAGTGTGCTTTCACCTGA
- the pdxH gene encoding pyridoxamine 5'-phosphate oxidase — MRREYRHDALEIGDTVADPLQQFRGWFDEARTAGIIDANAMTLATADAQGRPSARIVLLKDVDAAGFVFYTDYRSRKGRELDANPRAALVVYWSGFERQVRVTGAVERVDAATSLAYFRTRPAESRLGAWASHQSAVIADRAALEREVARVTEEFAGREIPLPLHWGGFRVVPDTVEFWQGRAGRLHDRIEYRRHGNDWERVRLSP; from the coding sequence ATGCGGCGAGAATATCGCCACGACGCGCTCGAGATCGGCGACACTGTTGCCGATCCGCTGCAGCAATTTCGCGGATGGTTCGACGAGGCGCGCACCGCCGGCATTATTGACGCCAATGCGATGACCCTTGCAACGGCTGACGCGCAGGGCCGGCCGAGCGCGCGAATCGTGCTGCTCAAGGATGTCGACGCGGCCGGCTTCGTTTTCTACACCGACTATCGGTCGCGGAAGGGGCGCGAGCTCGACGCCAACCCGCGCGCTGCGCTGGTCGTCTACTGGAGCGGATTCGAACGACAGGTGCGGGTGACGGGAGCGGTGGAGCGTGTCGACGCCGCGACTTCGTTGGCATACTTCCGCACTCGGCCGGCGGAGTCACGGCTCGGAGCGTGGGCATCGCACCAGAGCGCGGTCATCGCTGATCGCGCGGCACTGGAGCGTGAAGTCGCGCGCGTGACCGAAGAGTTTGCCGGACGAGAGATTCCCCTCCCGCTCCACTGGGGTGGTTTCCGTGTCGTTCCAGACACGGTCGAATTCTGGCAGGGGCGCGCCGGGCGCCTGCATGACCGGATCGAGTACCGCCGCCACGGCAACGACTGGGAGCGGGTACGGCTCTCCCCGTGA
- the folP gene encoding dihydropteroate synthase translates to MIVTPISNRATAVRDALLSHGWEGDFARLAAGGMAYAALHVSGVSADAIEAMLPLSGRLGLELVTGPDWIILAGARSRLGAFARPWVQPEPVQQLAMAIGMALPPDVERTWVHARGDIALGAPVIVGVINVTPDSFSDGGAAFTLDDALRVADSLMEGGATVIDVGGESTRPGAQALPVEEECARVVPVIAALMTKYPELPVSIDTMHAATAAAALQAGAVIVNDVTAGRHDPELLGVAARHRAGMILSHSRGEAGRLASYDLADYGGDVATGVVGELLEAAGTATAAGVSHDAIVLDPGFGFSKTAEQSLALLQHLDAVVATGFPVLAGVSRKRFLGEATGRSVDDRDRATAAACALAYERGARLFRVHDPAAVRDALAVARAVIGSGL, encoded by the coding sequence GTGATCGTCACACCGATCTCGAACCGCGCGACTGCGGTTCGCGACGCCCTCCTGTCCCACGGATGGGAGGGCGATTTCGCGCGCCTTGCCGCCGGCGGCATGGCGTACGCCGCGTTGCACGTCTCCGGCGTTTCCGCCGATGCAATCGAAGCGATGCTGCCACTCTCGGGGCGACTCGGCCTCGAACTCGTCACTGGTCCCGACTGGATCATCCTTGCCGGTGCGCGGTCGCGCCTCGGCGCCTTCGCACGTCCGTGGGTGCAGCCGGAGCCGGTGCAGCAACTGGCGATGGCGATCGGCATGGCGCTCCCACCCGACGTCGAACGCACCTGGGTGCACGCCCGCGGAGACATCGCGCTCGGCGCCCCGGTGATCGTCGGCGTCATCAACGTGACGCCGGATTCATTTTCGGACGGCGGTGCCGCCTTCACCCTTGACGATGCATTGCGCGTCGCGGACTCGTTGATGGAAGGTGGCGCGACAGTCATCGATGTCGGCGGCGAGTCGACGCGACCCGGTGCGCAGGCGCTCCCGGTCGAGGAGGAGTGCGCGCGCGTCGTACCGGTGATCGCGGCGCTCATGACGAAGTATCCGGAGCTGCCCGTCTCGATTGACACGATGCACGCTGCGACGGCGGCGGCCGCGCTGCAGGCGGGCGCCGTGATCGTCAATGATGTGACCGCCGGACGTCACGACCCCGAACTCCTGGGAGTGGCCGCGCGCCATCGCGCCGGGATGATTCTGTCACACTCGCGAGGGGAAGCTGGACGCCTCGCGTCGTACGACCTCGCGGACTACGGTGGCGATGTCGCGACCGGCGTCGTTGGTGAATTGCTGGAAGCGGCGGGTACCGCGACCGCGGCCGGTGTATCACACGATGCCATCGTACTCGATCCGGGATTCGGCTTCAGCAAGACTGCAGAGCAGAGTCTCGCGTTGCTGCAGCACCTCGATGCAGTCGTGGCAACCGGCTTTCCGGTGCTCGCAGGTGTATCGCGGAAGCGTTTCCTTGGTGAGGCGACCGGGCGGTCAGTCGACGACCGGGATCGTGCCACCGCGGCGGCGTGTGCGCTGGCGTACGAGCGGGGTGCGCGACTCTTTCGAGTGCATGATCCTGCGGCGGTCCGCGACGCCCTCGCAGTGGCGCGGGCGGTGATCGGCTCAGGTCTTTGA
- a CDS encoding YggS family pyridoxal phosphate-dependent enzyme gives MSEPALAARLATIRATVAERQHRGGWSHPVEVVAVTKGHGPEAVHAAAEAGLGIVGENRVQEALPKQEACAGVAIGWHLIGTLQRNKVRQVIGRFAMIESIDRIELAQEFDRRVGIGPRQPILVQVNCSNEPQKGGVDPDHLDELLDAIAVLPRVELRGLMTMAALTDDEREQRRAFAMLRQLRDARRSTFPALTQLSMGMSSDFPAAVEEGATMLRLGSILFGPRD, from the coding sequence ATGTCCGAACCGGCCCTCGCCGCCCGCCTCGCCACCATCAGGGCCACGGTCGCGGAGCGCCAGCACCGCGGCGGATGGAGCCACCCGGTCGAGGTCGTGGCAGTGACCAAGGGGCACGGTCCCGAGGCGGTCCACGCCGCGGCAGAGGCGGGACTCGGGATCGTCGGCGAGAACCGGGTGCAGGAGGCGCTCCCGAAACAGGAAGCGTGTGCCGGCGTCGCCATCGGGTGGCACCTGATCGGCACACTGCAGCGCAACAAGGTTCGGCAGGTCATCGGTCGCTTCGCCATGATCGAGTCGATCGACCGGATCGAGCTGGCCCAGGAATTCGACCGGCGAGTCGGTATCGGTCCACGCCAACCGATCCTGGTGCAGGTGAACTGTTCCAACGAACCGCAGAAAGGTGGCGTCGATCCTGATCACCTCGATGAATTGCTCGACGCGATCGCCGTTCTCCCCCGGGTCGAACTCCGCGGCCTGATGACGATGGCCGCGTTGACCGACGACGAACGGGAACAGCGCCGCGCCTTCGCGATGCTGCGCCAGCTTCGTGACGCCCGCCGCAGCACCTTCCCGGCGCTGACCCAACTGTCGATGGGAATGTCGAGCGACTTTCCCGCTGCAGTGGAAGAAGGGGCGACGATGCTGCGGCTGGGCAGCATCCTCTTCGGTCCCCGTGACTGA
- a CDS encoding cation diffusion facilitator family transporter — protein sequence MNAADGGLQRATKLAKLGLVTNAFLALAKGVAGILGHSYALTADAAESAADVGGSLIVWSGLRVSARSPDYDHPYGHGKAEPLAAAAVGLMLCGAALGIMGRALPAVFADHGAPAPFTLGVLVLVIAIKATLFRTVLRAADDVGSGALAADAWHHRADVVTSGAALVGITATLLGGARWAWCDGAAGAVASIVVFLNGLHIVRPALHELMDGAPDTALLDRVAVAARGVSDVRLVEQLKVRKFGARYLVDLHAQADPQMSLDDAHVLSGRIKTAIREAVPSVQDVLVHMEPFDQGRFDTPGTL from the coding sequence GTGAACGCGGCCGACGGCGGACTGCAACGCGCGACGAAACTCGCCAAGCTGGGTCTGGTCACCAATGCGTTTCTCGCCCTGGCCAAGGGGGTGGCCGGCATTCTTGGGCACTCCTATGCGCTGACCGCCGACGCCGCTGAGTCAGCTGCCGATGTTGGCGGATCGCTCATCGTGTGGAGCGGACTCCGCGTCTCGGCTCGCTCGCCGGACTACGATCACCCGTATGGTCACGGCAAGGCGGAGCCGCTCGCCGCCGCCGCCGTCGGCCTGATGCTCTGCGGCGCGGCACTCGGGATCATGGGGCGCGCGCTCCCCGCCGTCTTTGCCGATCACGGTGCGCCCGCGCCGTTCACCCTCGGCGTCCTGGTGCTGGTGATCGCGATCAAGGCGACGCTGTTCCGCACCGTACTGCGCGCGGCAGACGACGTCGGCAGCGGAGCGCTCGCTGCGGACGCCTGGCATCACCGCGCCGACGTGGTGACATCGGGAGCGGCACTCGTGGGTATCACGGCGACGCTGCTCGGGGGCGCGCGATGGGCGTGGTGTGACGGCGCTGCCGGGGCGGTCGCATCGATCGTCGTCTTCCTCAACGGGCTGCACATCGTGCGGCCTGCGTTGCACGAGCTGATGGACGGCGCGCCCGACACGGCACTCCTCGACCGCGTGGCGGTCGCCGCGCGCGGCGTCAGCGATGTACGTCTGGTCGAACAGCTCAAGGTGCGAAAGTTCGGGGCACGCTATCTCGTCGACCTGCACGCGCAGGCCGATCCGCAGATGTCGCTCGACGACGCGCACGTCCTGAGCGGTCGGATCAAGACGGCGATTCGCGAAGCGGTGCCGTCGGTGCAGGACGTGCTGGTGCACATGGAGCCATTCGATCAAGGGCGGTTCGACACGCCCGGCACGTTGTGA
- a CDS encoding GNAT family N-acetyltransferase, which translates to MTRVVDVTVTFLEMPSRGALRCDRPLPPEIALRHERAGAPALASALYRRVGGAWHWVERLPWTADDWNRAIDTDAVELWTARHGEAIAGYYELRRTGDAVDINYFGLVPEHTGRGLGAPLLAAAVERAWSLGPARVTVNTCTLDHAAALPNYLARGFCVARTERQRRAID; encoded by the coding sequence ATGACGCGTGTTGTCGACGTGACCGTGACCTTCCTTGAGATGCCGTCGCGCGGCGCCTTGCGTTGCGATCGCCCCCTCCCGCCGGAGATTGCGTTGCGTCACGAGCGTGCCGGCGCCCCGGCGCTCGCGTCCGCGCTCTACCGGCGCGTCGGCGGAGCGTGGCACTGGGTCGAGCGATTGCCGTGGACAGCGGATGACTGGAACCGCGCGATCGACACCGACGCCGTCGAATTGTGGACTGCGCGTCACGGTGAAGCGATTGCCGGATACTACGAGCTGCGCCGGACCGGAGATGCTGTCGACATCAATTACTTCGGACTGGTCCCGGAGCACACCGGCCGGGGGCTGGGAGCGCCGCTGCTCGCGGCGGCGGTGGAGCGAGCGTGGTCGCTTGGTCCGGCCCGCGTGACGGTCAACACCTGCACGCTCGATCATGCGGCCGCCCTCCCGAACTATCTCGCCCGCGGTTTTTGTGTGGCGCGAACCGAACGGCAGCGCCGGGCGATCGACTGA
- the ftsH gene encoding ATP-dependent zinc metalloprotease FtsH, whose translation MPDRNLPRPPSGGWSAVSKTLALWALAGLVFIAGFQYISKHGSQTEVTYTEFDRQLDAKNVVSVEVIEGKLVHGQFRAAVPVPPDGHPTKDFTVLLPVANSEAELQRMKDAGVAITAKEPKENLVGLLIAALPWIALIALYWFIFRQMQAGGNRAFSFGKSKAKLLTGDTPKITFADVAGADEAKVELQEVIEFLKDPQKFTRLGGRLPKGALLVGPPGTGKTLLAKAVAGEAGRPFFSMSGSDFVEMFVGVGASRVRDLFEQGKAHAPCIIFIDEIDAVGRHRGAGLGGGHDEREQTLNQLLVEMDGFESNDGVILIAATNRPDVLDPALLRPGRFDRQIVVDSPDVRGREGILRVHTRKIPLGGDVNLGTIARGTPGMAGADLANLVNEAALLAARRNKSAVDMSDLEEAKDKVMLGVERKSLVLTEEEKRLTAYHEAGHAVVAMKTEGSDPVHKVTIIPRGRALGLTASLPETDRHNYTRDWLIGRLAMCYGGRAAEEIIFGKGAVTTGAGGDIQQATTLARRMVMEYGMSDAVGLMAVGEREQEVFLGREFGSRRETSERTAEMVDEEVKRLVDEAFATALRLLHENHDLLERIAQALLERETIDRDDLDLLMRNLPLPPRPTPPASTPPAVPVGREPAVLRTPPPILGAPPAEPAGA comes from the coding sequence ATGCCTGATCGTAATCTTCCGCGTCCGCCGTCGGGTGGCTGGAGCGCTGTCAGCAAGACGCTGGCTCTCTGGGCACTCGCGGGGCTCGTGTTCATTGCCGGCTTCCAGTACATCTCGAAGCACGGGTCGCAGACCGAGGTGACCTACACCGAGTTCGACCGCCAGCTCGACGCCAAGAACGTCGTGTCGGTCGAAGTGATCGAAGGAAAGCTGGTGCACGGCCAGTTCCGCGCAGCGGTTCCCGTGCCGCCGGATGGCCATCCCACCAAGGATTTCACCGTCCTCCTGCCGGTGGCCAACTCCGAGGCCGAGTTGCAGCGGATGAAGGACGCCGGCGTCGCGATCACCGCGAAGGAGCCGAAGGAGAACCTCGTCGGCCTCCTGATCGCCGCGCTGCCGTGGATCGCCTTGATCGCCTTGTACTGGTTCATCTTCCGGCAGATGCAGGCGGGCGGCAATCGCGCCTTCTCGTTCGGAAAGTCGAAGGCGAAGCTGCTGACGGGCGACACGCCGAAGATCACCTTCGCCGATGTCGCCGGCGCCGATGAGGCAAAGGTCGAATTGCAGGAAGTGATCGAGTTCCTCAAGGATCCGCAGAAGTTCACTCGCCTCGGCGGACGATTGCCGAAGGGCGCGCTCCTCGTCGGACCGCCGGGGACCGGGAAAACCCTTCTCGCCAAGGCCGTTGCCGGTGAGGCGGGGCGTCCGTTCTTCTCGATGTCAGGATCCGATTTCGTCGAGATGTTCGTCGGCGTCGGCGCATCACGCGTGCGCGATCTCTTCGAGCAGGGGAAGGCGCACGCGCCATGCATCATCTTCATCGATGAAATCGACGCGGTCGGCCGCCATCGCGGCGCCGGGCTCGGCGGCGGGCACGACGAGCGCGAGCAGACGCTCAACCAGCTGCTGGTCGAGATGGACGGCTTCGAGTCGAACGACGGCGTGATCCTGATTGCCGCAACCAACCGTCCCGATGTGCTCGATCCGGCGCTCCTTCGTCCCGGTCGCTTCGACCGCCAGATCGTCGTCGATTCGCCGGACGTCCGCGGCCGCGAAGGCATTCTCCGGGTGCATACCCGCAAGATCCCGCTCGGCGGCGACGTCAATCTCGGCACCATCGCCCGCGGGACGCCGGGGATGGCCGGCGCCGACCTCGCCAACCTCGTCAACGAAGCGGCACTCCTCGCCGCGCGCCGCAACAAGAGTGCGGTTGACATGTCCGACCTCGAAGAGGCGAAGGACAAGGTGATGCTCGGCGTGGAGCGCAAGTCGCTCGTGCTGACGGAAGAAGAGAAGCGCCTGACGGCGTATCACGAGGCCGGTCACGCTGTCGTCGCGATGAAGACCGAGGGCAGCGACCCGGTGCACAAGGTCACCATCATTCCGCGCGGTCGCGCGCTCGGTCTTACCGCATCGCTTCCCGAGACCGATCGGCACAACTACACCCGTGACTGGCTCATCGGCCGCCTGGCGATGTGCTACGGCGGGCGTGCCGCCGAGGAGATCATCTTCGGCAAGGGCGCAGTGACGACCGGCGCCGGCGGCGATATCCAGCAGGCGACGACGCTCGCCCGCCGGATGGTGATGGAATACGGGATGAGCGACGCTGTCGGCTTGATGGCGGTCGGCGAACGCGAGCAGGAAGTCTTCCTCGGTCGCGAATTCGGCAGTCGCCGCGAGACGTCCGAGCGGACCGCGGAGATGGTGGATGAAGAGGTGAAGCGCCTGGTCGACGAGGCGTTTGCCACCGCGCTTCGCCTGCTGCACGAGAATCACGACCTGCTCGAGCGGATTGCGCAGGCGCTTCTCGAGCGCGAGACGATCGATCGCGACGACCTCGACCTGTTGATGAGGAATCTCCCGCTGCCGCCGCGCCCGACGCCGCCGGCAAGCACGCCACCGGCGGTACCGGTGGGACGTGAGCCCGCGGTGCTGCGCACGCCGCCGCCGATTCTTGGAGCGCCACCGGCCGAACCCGCCGGCGCGTGA
- a CDS encoding DUF2723 domain-containing protein, with product MNEARPPYRLAGIAAVAVLLIYLVTLAPTVTFWDAGEFIVAAKILGIPHPPGTPLFVLLTHVWGLIVPFGQYAWRINLFSAVCSAAAAGCWVLVAHDILMRMHVDIDVRSRTTLASLGALSAAMLASFTFTSWQNSNETEVYASATLLIALMAWCVTRWRAVRKTEAGGRLLLMVVYLLALAVGDHLMGLLAGPALVVCLLAVARTEPLADPRTRHHEAVRIAIIGAAWVFFVGIGLGSVWIAGAGTVMSALALGVAARKGDGAFASVVVVAALTGVSALLFLLLRAHQHPWLNAGDPSSWHGLVDVIRRAQYPPRSPLDNPIMAHGPANPGRSVTLLMYQIANYAQYFDWQWAASIGDLSRASWLRLLFTLGMATLGIRGAFAQRRDDRGSFALIAGLFVVAGPLLLLYLNFKPGPSIGWDRWLNLADHEVRDRDYFFVASFIAWGIWVAIGLVDLARTMIPRLAVRLRPLSIGGFALALVPLLLNCHAATRRQSADVTLARDFGEALLQSVPPNGILLTWGDNDTFPLWFVQQVEGMRRDVTVVCIPLLQTNWYQRAIRRERHADATVDKLPPPWRSATLMPITWPVHMLGDHDIDAFRAFYAPQDELLDLGRRGVMRFPKGSLVTPADRAIFDIVEYNAGHRPIAWSPAATDALYGLGPHLVQQGMVLVMPADPVDSASLAGGDAAGPGGVALDVRTTRALIDSVWHPGRLEQDGEAKLDGGTQAVAETFAAPYRQVGIALLARGDTAGGVALLRRAVRMVDDSVAVRVLKNVGHGMEK from the coding sequence TTGAACGAGGCTCGGCCGCCGTACCGCCTCGCCGGGATCGCCGCGGTTGCGGTGCTCCTCATCTACCTCGTCACCCTCGCACCGACAGTCACCTTCTGGGACGCCGGCGAATTCATCGTTGCCGCAAAGATCCTTGGTATTCCCCATCCGCCGGGCACGCCGCTCTTCGTCCTGCTGACGCACGTCTGGGGGCTGATCGTTCCGTTCGGTCAGTACGCGTGGCGGATCAATCTCTTCAGCGCGGTGTGCAGTGCGGCGGCAGCAGGGTGCTGGGTCCTGGTTGCTCACGACATCCTGATGCGGATGCACGTCGACATCGACGTCCGCTCTCGAACGACGCTGGCCTCTCTCGGCGCACTGTCGGCGGCAATGCTCGCGTCATTCACCTTCACGTCGTGGCAGAACTCGAATGAAACTGAGGTCTACGCCAGCGCGACGCTGCTGATCGCGTTGATGGCATGGTGCGTGACGCGGTGGCGCGCGGTGCGGAAAACGGAAGCCGGCGGCCGCCTGCTGCTGATGGTGGTGTATCTCCTGGCGCTGGCGGTGGGTGATCACCTGATGGGGCTGCTGGCGGGGCCGGCGCTTGTCGTGTGCCTCCTTGCGGTCGCCCGGACGGAGCCGCTCGCCGACCCGCGAACGCGTCACCACGAGGCGGTCCGGATTGCGATCATCGGCGCGGCGTGGGTCTTTTTCGTTGGTATAGGGCTGGGAAGCGTGTGGATCGCCGGTGCGGGAACGGTCATGAGCGCCCTGGCGCTTGGCGTCGCGGCCAGGAAAGGTGACGGGGCATTCGCATCCGTGGTGGTGGTCGCGGCGCTGACCGGTGTCTCGGCGCTGCTCTTCCTGTTGCTGCGCGCGCATCAGCATCCCTGGCTCAACGCCGGCGACCCGTCGTCGTGGCACGGACTCGTCGATGTGATTCGCCGGGCACAGTATCCACCGAGAAGTCCGCTCGACAACCCGATCATGGCGCATGGCCCGGCGAATCCGGGGCGAAGCGTGACACTGCTGATGTACCAGATTGCCAACTACGCGCAGTACTTCGACTGGCAGTGGGCAGCGTCGATCGGCGATCTGTCGCGGGCGTCGTGGCTGCGACTCCTCTTCACGCTCGGGATGGCGACGCTCGGTATTCGCGGCGCGTTTGCGCAGCGGCGTGATGATCGCGGTTCGTTCGCGTTGATCGCGGGGCTCTTCGTTGTCGCCGGCCCGCTCCTCCTGCTCTACCTGAATTTCAAGCCGGGTCCGTCGATCGGGTGGGATCGCTGGCTCAATCTCGCCGATCACGAGGTGCGCGATCGCGACTATTTCTTCGTCGCGAGCTTCATCGCGTGGGGGATCTGGGTGGCGATCGGCCTCGTCGATCTGGCGCGAACGATGATTCCGCGCCTCGCCGTGCGCCTTCGGCCGTTGTCGATCGGTGGCTTCGCGCTCGCGCTGGTGCCGCTGCTCCTCAACTGCCACGCCGCGACGCGCCGTCAGAGCGCCGATGTCACGCTGGCGCGCGATTTCGGCGAAGCGCTGCTGCAATCGGTGCCACCCAACGGGATCCTCCTCACCTGGGGCGACAACGACACCTTTCCGCTCTGGTTCGTGCAGCAGGTCGAAGGGATGCGCCGAGACGTCACTGTGGTGTGCATCCCGCTGCTGCAGACCAACTGGTACCAGCGGGCGATTCGGCGGGAGCGGCATGCTGATGCGACGGTCGACAAGCTGCCTCCGCCCTGGCGTTCCGCGACGCTCATGCCGATCACGTGGCCGGTGCACATGCTCGGCGACCACGATATCGATGCGTTCCGCGCTTTCTACGCTCCGCAGGACGAACTTCTCGACCTTGGCCGGCGAGGGGTGATGCGATTTCCCAAGGGGAGCCTCGTCACGCCGGCGGACCGGGCGATCTTCGACATCGTGGAATACAACGCCGGCCATCGCCCGATCGCGTGGTCACCGGCCGCGACCGATGCGTTGTACGGGCTCGGGCCGCACCTGGTGCAGCAGGGGATGGTGCTGGTGATGCCGGCGGATCCGGTCGACTCGGCGTCGCTCGCGGGTGGCGACGCCGCAGGGCCGGGCGGCGTGGCGCTTGACGTGCGAACCACCCGGGCGTTGATCGACAGTGTCTGGCATCCCGGGCGGCTCGAACAGGACGGCGAAGCGAAACTCGATGGCGGTACGCAGGCAGTGGCCGAGACGTTCGCCGCGCCGTATCGTCAGGTCGGGATTGCCCTGCTGGCGCGGGGAGATACTGCGGGGGGGGTGGCGTTGCTCCGGCGCGCGGTGAGGATGGTAGATGATTCGGTGGCAGTGCGGGTGCTGAAAAACGTGGGGCACGGGATGGAGAAGTAG